From one Halothece sp. PCC 7418 genomic stretch:
- a CDS encoding type II toxin-antitoxin system HicB family antitoxin, with protein MTNLQYQMVIMWSDEDDCYLVHLPDQRSSAGSVVSRRSTDDFPEQTDRSHGNSYEEAAKNGEEVLKLLLEEDDLTLPNTGSTGSRDHAFPK; from the coding sequence ATGACGAATCTGCAATATCAAATGGTTATTATGTGGTCAGATGAAGATGATTGTTATTTAGTCCATTTGCCTGACCAACGGTCATCCGCAGGCTCCGTCGTCTCACGGCGGAGTACGGATGACTTTCCAGAACAAACCGATCGCAGTCATGGTAATAGTTATGAGGAAGCAGCTAAGAATGGTGAGGAAGTGCTAAAACTTCTGCTGGAAGAAGATGATTTAACATTACCTAATACTGGTTCAACTGGTTCTCGCGATCACGCTTTCCCCAAATAA
- a CDS encoding GuaB3 family IMP dehydrogenase-related protein, with protein MSVDIQIGQGKTARRAYGIDEIALVPGRRTLDPSLPNTTWQLGDLQREIPIIASAMDGVVDVKMAVLLSELGALGVLNLEGIQTRYEDPKPILDRIASVGKTEFVGLMQELYAAPIQPELIKKRISEIKSQGGIAAVSATPAGAAKFGDSVAEVGADVFFVQATVVSTAHLSPDAVTPLDLGEFCQKMPMPVILGNCVTEAVAYDLMKAGASGVLVGIGPGAACTSRGVLGVGVPQATAVADCAAAREQYYQESGRYVPIIADGGLVTGGDICKCIACGADAVMIGSPFARAAEAPGQGFHWGMATPSPVLPRGTRISVGTTGSVQEILTGPARLDDGTHNLLGALKTSMGTLGAKNLKEMQQVEVVIAPSLLTEGKVYQKAQQLGMGK; from the coding sequence ATGAGTGTAGATATACAAATTGGTCAAGGAAAAACCGCACGTCGCGCTTATGGAATTGATGAAATTGCATTAGTTCCAGGACGGCGCACACTAGATCCCAGTTTACCGAACACCACTTGGCAACTGGGTGATTTACAACGAGAAATTCCGATCATTGCTAGTGCAATGGATGGCGTGGTGGATGTTAAAATGGCAGTCTTACTTTCAGAATTAGGCGCGTTGGGGGTTTTAAACCTAGAGGGGATTCAAACCCGCTACGAAGACCCAAAACCCATTTTGGATCGCATTGCCTCTGTGGGTAAAACAGAATTTGTGGGCTTAATGCAGGAATTATATGCAGCGCCCATCCAACCCGAATTAATTAAAAAGCGTATCAGTGAAATTAAATCCCAAGGGGGGATTGCTGCCGTTAGTGCAACGCCTGCTGGTGCAGCGAAATTTGGGGACTCTGTTGCAGAAGTTGGGGCTGATGTCTTTTTTGTGCAAGCAACCGTCGTTTCAACCGCCCACTTATCCCCTGATGCAGTCACTCCCTTAGATTTAGGAGAGTTCTGTCAAAAAATGCCCATGCCCGTCATTCTCGGGAACTGTGTTACCGAAGCCGTCGCTTATGACTTAATGAAAGCAGGTGCATCGGGAGTTCTGGTTGGCATTGGTCCTGGTGCTGCTTGTACCTCTCGTGGTGTGTTGGGTGTGGGGGTTCCTCAAGCAACCGCCGTGGCTGATTGTGCAGCAGCGAGAGAGCAATATTATCAAGAAAGTGGACGCTATGTTCCCATTATTGCCGATGGTGGCTTAGTCACAGGGGGTGATATTTGTAAATGTATTGCTTGTGGTGCAGATGCGGTGATGATTGGTTCCCCCTTCGCCCGTGCAGCAGAAGCCCCTGGACAAGGCTTCCACTGGGGAATGGCAACCCCTAGCCCAGTTTTACCCCGTGGCACTCGTATCAGCGTTGGTACGACTGGCAGTGTGCAAGAAATTCTCACAGGGCCTGCTCGTCTTGATGATGGAACGCACAACTTATTAGGTGCATTAAAAACCAGTATGGGAACGTTAGGGGCGAAAAACCTGAAGGAAATGCAACAAGTGGAAGTGGTTATTGCACCTTCCCTGTTAACAGAAGGTAAGGTTTATCAGAAAGCGCAACAGTTGGGAATGGGTAAGTAG
- a CDS encoding TldD/PmbA family protein, protein MMLQTETSYSTTDLANLAIQQLRQTGCEYGEIRLGRYRTQTLMARDRSLTTLADNISSGYGIRVLLNGAWGFAASHEKTPAALTRTINLAVEIAKGTHLTQQQPVRLAPVEAYQDTYITPIQINPFEIPLTDKANLLLSLNEQLLGYENRGVKKAFSFLRFSQEDKTFASTEGSQIQQTIYRSHPGFGCMAIAQGDAQTRSYERPPLNIGYEHINPEDLFAQVQRVAEEAIEKVHAEPAPTRDRATLILKPSNLYLTIHESVGHPTELDRVFGYEANFAGTSFATTDKLGALRYAAPWVNFKADRTQAGGRSTVGYDDEGVKAQSWYVVKDGVLVDYLSDRETAHRLGRATSNGSSFADSWSSVPMVRIPNLGLEPGEAGGSHTASLEAMIADTKDGILIDGVGSFSIDQQRRNFQFGGDAFWRVKDGKIAGMVKDLTYHSMTTDFWQKVDALGGADEWEQCGTNICGKGEPIQIAQMTHGCVPVRVQDIEIGRS, encoded by the coding sequence ATGATGCTGCAAACTGAAACCAGTTATTCCACCACTGATCTGGCAAATCTTGCGATCCAACAACTCCGTCAAACGGGCTGTGAATATGGAGAAATTCGGCTTGGTCGGTATCGCACGCAAACTCTAATGGCGCGCGATCGCAGCTTGACTACCCTTGCTGATAATATTAGCTCTGGTTATGGCATTCGCGTCCTCTTAAATGGGGCTTGGGGCTTTGCAGCCAGTCATGAAAAAACACCAGCAGCCCTCACTCGTACCATTAATTTAGCCGTTGAAATTGCAAAGGGAACCCATCTCACCCAACAGCAACCGGTGCGGTTAGCGCCTGTGGAAGCCTATCAGGATACGTACATCACTCCCATCCAGATTAACCCGTTTGAGATTCCCCTCACGGATAAAGCAAACTTACTGCTTTCTCTCAATGAGCAATTATTGGGATATGAAAACCGAGGTGTGAAAAAAGCCTTCTCCTTCCTTCGTTTTTCCCAAGAAGACAAAACCTTTGCTTCCACAGAAGGATCGCAGATTCAACAAACGATTTATCGCTCTCATCCCGGTTTCGGTTGTATGGCGATCGCGCAAGGAGACGCACAAACTCGCAGCTATGAACGTCCACCTTTGAACATCGGCTATGAACATATTAATCCCGAGGATCTATTTGCACAAGTCCAGCGAGTGGCGGAAGAAGCGATTGAAAAAGTCCATGCTGAACCTGCACCGACGCGCGATCGCGCAACCCTAATCCTCAAACCCAGTAACCTCTATCTCACCATTCACGAATCCGTAGGACACCCCACAGAATTAGATCGCGTCTTCGGGTATGAAGCCAACTTCGCCGGAACCAGTTTTGCCACAACCGATAAACTGGGAGCACTGCGTTATGCAGCCCCTTGGGTTAACTTTAAAGCCGATCGCACACAAGCGGGTGGACGCAGCACCGTGGGTTATGACGATGAAGGAGTGAAAGCCCAATCTTGGTATGTGGTCAAAGATGGCGTATTAGTGGATTATCTCAGCGATCGCGAAACCGCTCATCGTCTCGGACGTGCTACCAGCAACGGGAGTTCCTTTGCCGATAGTTGGTCAAGTGTTCCCATGGTTCGCATTCCCAACTTAGGCTTAGAACCAGGAGAAGCAGGGGGAAGCCACACCGCCAGTTTAGAAGCAATGATCGCTGATACCAAAGATGGCATTCTCATTGATGGTGTCGGAAGTTTTTCCATTGATCAACAACGGCGCAACTTTCAGTTTGGCGGAGATGCTTTCTGGCGCGTGAAAGACGGCAAAATTGCGGGCATGGTGAAAGATTTAACCTATCATTCCATGACCACTGACTTTTGGCAAAAAGTGGATGCTTTGGGGGGTGCTGATGAGTGGGAACAATGTGGAACCAATATCTGTGGCAAAGGGGAACCGATTCAAATTGCACAAATGACTCACGGCTGCGTTCCCGTGCGCGTTCAGGATATTGAAATTGGCAGAAGTTAG
- a CDS encoding RNA-guided endonuclease TnpB family protein: MEQTLTLVVKLNVEPEQADQLEETAQAFANACSWINENVNHRLTNRNSIQAVCYSDVKERFGLKANHIVRACARVGANRSTAKAKGRKVKGFKPTSFDCDGRTFSFREKDWTVSVTTLGKRLRLPLRASNYHRGKLTGQKPTSAQICKHKDDQWYVHIQLKNIPPTPQKTSNVIGVDFGRREIAKTSTNQGWDGKNIQQKRDRFSRVRASLQKKASQGKSASPGVSPGVYAGGTRSSRRRCREVLKRLSGREKRYQKWLNHNISKQIIEEAKQTNSTVAIEDLTGIRERTNQKPRNKTERRRSNNWAFYQLRTFLEYKGIKEGIKVVAVPPAYTSQTCHCCNHIGIRTNKNFKCSNQFCGWIGDADLNGALMIKKWGCSINQPGGSEVLSCRISRATENPNRARSGLG; this comes from the coding sequence ATGGAACAGACGTTAACCCTAGTAGTAAAGCTGAATGTAGAACCTGAGCAAGCGGATCAACTTGAAGAGACTGCTCAGGCTTTTGCTAATGCTTGCTCTTGGATTAATGAAAACGTCAACCATCGCTTAACGAATAGGAACTCCATCCAAGCTGTTTGCTACAGCGACGTTAAAGAAAGGTTTGGATTAAAGGCAAATCATATTGTCCGTGCTTGCGCCAGAGTAGGGGCTAACCGATCAACCGCCAAGGCAAAAGGTAGAAAAGTGAAAGGGTTTAAGCCTACTAGCTTTGATTGTGATGGTCGAACGTTCTCCTTTCGAGAAAAAGATTGGACTGTTAGCGTAACTACCCTTGGAAAGCGGTTAAGACTCCCTTTAAGAGCTAGCAACTACCATCGCGGAAAGTTAACGGGACAGAAACCGACTTCGGCTCAAATCTGCAAGCATAAAGACGATCAGTGGTATGTCCACATTCAGCTTAAAAATATTCCCCCTACCCCTCAAAAGACATCTAATGTGATTGGGGTCGATTTTGGGAGAAGGGAAATTGCTAAAACCTCAACCAATCAAGGCTGGGACGGGAAGAACATTCAACAAAAACGAGATAGGTTTAGTCGAGTAAGAGCATCTCTTCAGAAGAAAGCATCCCAAGGCAAGTCCGCGTCGCCTGGGGTTTCCCCAGGCGTTTATGCCGGAGGCACAAGGTCGTCTCGACGCAGATGTCGAGAAGTCTTGAAACGGTTATCGGGACGCGAGAAGAGATATCAAAAATGGTTAAACCACAATATCTCAAAGCAAATCATTGAGGAGGCAAAGCAGACCAACTCAACGGTGGCAATTGAAGATTTAACGGGCATTCGGGAGCGAACTAACCAGAAACCCAGAAACAAGACGGAAAGAAGACGGTCTAACAATTGGGCTTTCTATCAGTTAAGAACGTTCTTGGAATACAAGGGAATTAAAGAAGGAATTAAGGTAGTAGCAGTTCCTCCTGCCTATACCAGCCAAACTTGCCACTGTTGTAACCACATAGGAATTAGAACCAACAAAAATTTCAAGTGTTCTAATCAGTTTTGTGGTTGGATTGGCGATGCCGACTTAAATGGTGCTTTAATGATTAAGAAATGGGGCTGCTCTATAAACCAGCCTGGAGGCTCGGAAGTTCTATCCTGTAGAATTTCCAGGGCTACTGAAAACCCTAACCGAGCGCGAAGCGGGTTAGGGTAG
- the argF gene encoding ornithine carbamoyltransferase, whose translation MKGRNLLSLADLTVNELETLLDLAQKLKTGYTPRSAANQVLGLLFYKASTRTRVSFSVAMYHLGGQVIDLNPQAMQVGRGEPIQDTARVLGGYLDAIAIRTFAQKEIEQFAEYADIPVINALSDLSHPCQILADLLTMQETFQTLEGLTLTYLGDGNNVAHSLLLGCALAGVNIRIATPPTYQPDSAIVEQAKHLAQSGTEITLTDDAKEAVEGAEVLYTDVWASMGQEDSAAERLPVFQSFQVNEDLVNLASPEAIILHCLPAHRGEEITEDVLESARSRVWQQAENRMHAQKALLASVLGLSD comes from the coding sequence ATGAAGGGACGAAATTTACTCAGCCTAGCGGACTTAACTGTCAACGAATTAGAAACACTTTTGGATTTAGCTCAAAAGTTGAAAACGGGATATACTCCACGATCTGCTGCAAATCAAGTCTTAGGGCTGTTATTCTATAAGGCTTCGACGCGGACGCGAGTTTCTTTTAGTGTGGCGATGTATCATTTAGGGGGTCAGGTGATTGATTTGAATCCCCAAGCGATGCAGGTGGGGCGAGGTGAGCCAATTCAAGATACAGCAAGGGTTTTAGGGGGCTATTTAGACGCGATCGCGATTCGGACGTTTGCTCAAAAAGAGATTGAACAGTTTGCTGAATATGCTGATATTCCCGTGATTAATGCCTTAAGTGATTTGTCTCATCCCTGCCAGATTTTAGCGGATTTATTGACGATGCAGGAGACGTTTCAGACCTTAGAAGGGTTAACGTTAACTTATCTCGGCGATGGGAATAATGTGGCGCATTCCCTGTTGTTAGGCTGTGCGTTAGCTGGGGTGAATATTCGCATTGCAACGCCACCGACTTATCAGCCTGATTCCGCGATTGTAGAACAAGCGAAACACCTTGCTCAATCTGGAACTGAAATTACGCTTACCGATGATGCAAAAGAGGCTGTGGAAGGCGCAGAAGTCCTTTATACTGATGTTTGGGCAAGTATGGGACAGGAAGATTCCGCAGCGGAACGTTTACCTGTGTTTCAATCGTTTCAGGTGAATGAAGATTTAGTCAATTTAGCCTCTCCTGAAGCGATTATATTACACTGTTTACCGGCTCATCGGGGGGAAGAAATTACAGAAGATGTTTTAGAGTCAGCGCGATCGCGCGTTTGGCAACAAGCGGAAAATCGAATGCACGCCCAGAAAGCATTACTGGCGAGTGTGTTGGGTTTATCCGATTAA
- a CDS encoding class I SAM-dependent methyltransferase translates to MLLQPEQRQKLDASPDHDFYAIPRLVTHVDESFIDELSQLYQERLQPNTRILDMMSSWVCHLPDDIKFAHVEGHGMNEEELARNPRLDHYFVQNLNENGTFPFPNQEFDAVLNAVSVQYLQYPEEIFQEIHRVLKPNGIAIISFSNRMFYQKAISAWRDSSEAMRVELVKRYFKAAGGFSEPEVIQKQPSVPAIFQMLGMGGSDPFYAVLAYAKP, encoded by the coding sequence ATGTTACTGCAACCTGAACAACGCCAAAAACTCGATGCCAGTCCTGATCATGACTTCTATGCCATCCCGCGCTTAGTGACTCATGTGGATGAGTCTTTTATTGATGAATTAAGTCAACTCTATCAGGAACGACTCCAGCCCAATACTCGTATTCTGGACATGATGAGTAGTTGGGTGTGTCACCTTCCAGATGATATAAAATTTGCTCATGTGGAAGGACACGGGATGAACGAGGAAGAACTTGCCCGTAACCCCCGCTTAGATCATTATTTTGTCCAAAATTTGAATGAAAATGGTACTTTTCCCTTCCCTAATCAAGAATTTGATGCCGTTTTAAATGCCGTTTCGGTGCAGTATCTCCAATACCCTGAAGAGATTTTTCAAGAGATTCATCGCGTCTTAAAACCCAATGGTATCGCCATCATCAGTTTTTCTAATCGGATGTTTTATCAAAAAGCGATTTCGGCTTGGCGCGATAGTAGTGAAGCAATGCGCGTGGAGTTAGTGAAGCGATATTTCAAAGCTGCGGGTGGCTTTAGCGAACCCGAAGTGATTCAAAAACAACCCTCTGTTCCTGCTATTTTCCAGATGTTGGGGATGGGAGGAAGCGATCCATTTTATGCGGTTTTAGCCTATGCCAAACCTTAG